The Campylobacter concisus genome segment AAATCTTGCAACTTCAGGGGATAAAAATATGAATGATTTTAAAAGATTAAACGAACTTACAAAAGAGCAAAAAAATAAGTTAAATGCTATTTATAAAAATTTAGACGATGACATTATAAACGAAGCTGTTAAAATTTGTGGTCTTGCTGGTACACCAAGCCAAAAACTGGCTCTTGCAAGAAGGATAATAGATCTTAAAGTTGATCCGCTTCAAAATGAGCTAAAAAAGCTAAATTTAGGCGAAAACGAGCAAAAACGAGTGCTAAATTTAATGTATAACTACGTTAGAAATTTATATGAAAATCTGCACGCCAAGCTTTTAGAAAAGGCCAAAGAAGAGAAAATTTTAGATCCGTTTAACCAAGCTTTTGTGCAGGCTATGCATGAACTTGGGCTTAGTCTAAATGCGTGGCAAATTTCATGGCAGGATCGTATTATCGACACTACAAACAAAGAGTTTGAGACTAAATTTAAAGATCTAAGCCAGGCAAATGAGTTTATTACTAAAAATGCTTTATTTCAGTGTGATAGTAACGGCGTAAGGGCCGATAGAACGTATGGCGCGGTAGTAAAAGAAGGTAATAAATTTAGCTTTTTGCCTTATGCACTTGCTTTTAAAGATGAGGTGAGAGAGCTTAAAAGCGTCTTTGCTAAAAATCTTGAAATTTTAAGAAATTTAGCCAAAAATGACGAGCAAAAATCTTATGTCAAATACCTTGAAAAGCTACAAAATGCCTTTTGTGAAGAAGATAATACAAAGGTGATAAACGCTTGGCAAGAGGCTGAGATAGCGTGGATGGATGTAAAAGGTGCGCTTCAGCCGGGTCATCCACTAGAGTACTACGAGGATGCCTACACGCACGCAGTTGCGCTAGAGTGGGATATCAGGCTGGTTGATAGCGAGGGCATTGATGAGCTTAAATTTAAAGAAAAAGTGGCAAAAACTTACGAAAGCGTTTGCGAAAAGATCAAATTTGATAACGCCGAGACAAACAAGGTAGTTAGCGAAAATATCGCTAGAACGCAGCTTTATATAAGCGTGCCGATGATCTATTACGCAGCGGAGCTAAACGGGCTTTTTAGCGCTCAAGTCGTACCAAATGATGAGAGTGTGAGCGAAAAATGTGGCAAGAAAATTTTTGCCTTTGTAAATCACGTCTATGAGGGCGCAAAGGCAAAGCCTTTTATGAAGCTTGGGGCTGAAATTTTTAGCAAGGAATTTTTGGATTTTGGTAGAGAAATTTTATTTCTAAAGCCAAAAATTTGGAAAAAAGTTTATGAAATCTCAACCATTGGCCATGAGTTTGGGCACATCCTCTTTATCGGACTTGATACCGAGATGAGTATGAATAAAAGTGGCGTCTTTAAATTCATAGAAGAGTACAAGGCGACGACTGGCGGGCTAGTAAATTTCTTCTTGCACGAAGAGGCGGAGTATAAAATGGCCGTCTTTCACGAGCTAATAGCTCGTGCTGTTGGGCTTATCGCGTGGCGAAAGGTCGATGAGGTGAGGGCTTATTACTGCGAGGGACTCATACATCTTAGCTTGCTTTTTAGGGCTGGTGTGCTTAAATTTGACGGCAAGCTAAGCGTAGATATGAGCGAGCAAGCTTACTCTAAATTTAAAGAAATTTGCTTAGAGAACTACTATGACCTAGCGCAAACATACGCTAAAAAAGATGATGCGAGCACATTTTTGGAGAAATTTTGCCAAAAAGATGAACTAAGCTATTTGCCAAAAGATGAAGAGTGCAAGAAATTTGTTGAGCATTTTTACGCTAGATACGAAGCTATCGGCAACGACGTCGATGATAGTGGTGAGTGGCAAAGGTGGCAAAGTTTAGCCAAAAAGGCAGAGAAAGATAGATAAAGACGGAACATGATAAGTAAAATAAGTAACGAAAATCAAGTATCTTTTTTATTTATGTTGATACTTTTTTGTGTATATGTTGTTAGTTATTTTATTGCTAGTAGTTTTTATAATGACATAATTACTGCTCTATTTGATTTTATGATCACATTATTTATCTTTTTAAAGCTAAAAGAGACAAGAAATTTAAAAACATATTGGATATATATATTACTAGGCCTTACTTGCTGGGTAGCATCAGATACTATGTGGATGCTATATGATAAGGTTGATTTTCTTAAACAATTTCTTTCTAAAGTCAATTTTATACAAATCTCATACTTGGTCTCATATTTTATGTTTGCATTTTCTGCTTTTTACATTTTGATCAAAAATTTGAAAAATTTATTTTTAATGCAAGTATTTGTGGACTCAGTCTCTATTTCTGCAATATATTTTAGTTTTATGTGGTTTATGATTTTTGATAGAAGCTTAACTCAAGTTTTAAGTCAAAAAGATTTTTTTAATCTAAGTTACATCGCCATAGATTTATTTATGTTTTGTACTTCATTTATTGCATTTTTTTCACTTAAATTTTCAAAAAGAAGACTATCTATACTTTTATGCTTGATAGCACTTATTGCAATAAGCACTTATGATATTTTTACCACCACAATGGATTTTTGGATAGATGAAATATCCTTTTTTGGATACGACATTGTATTTAAGAGTTCATTTTTTATGTTGTTTGTTGCTGCGCTTCATTTAAGAGAGGGTGAGGCAAATCTAAAATTTAGGGCGCTCAGAAACGATTTTGATAAAATTTTAATACAAAAGCTATTTGTTTTTGCCGTATTTTTGACGATCATGATCTTGTACTCTTGGAAGATAAATTTGACATGGTTATTTTCTATTTTAGTTACTTTGCTTGCATACGGGGCATTATCTTATACATTTTCTAATGTTAGAAAGATGGATATTTTAATTAAACGTGAAATACATATCAAAAAAGTATTAAATAATCAGATAGAAAGTAAAGTAAAAGAGCTTGAAGAGACAAATAGGCACCTACAAAGGATCAGTAAATATGATTATCTAACGAATGCTCTAAATCGCCAGTATTTTATCGCAAGGCTTGAAGAGATGATAAAGTCAAAGGCGCTTGGCGAAAAGATAGATATTTATAGTATTGACATAAACCATTTTAAAGCGATAAATGACTCGTATGGGCACTATATCGGCGATGATGTAATAGCAAAGTTTGCTTCAAATATTGAGTCAATATTGCCACCAAATGATTCTTTATTTGCAAGGTCTGGCGGAGATGACTTTATCGTTGTTGTCAAGCAAAATGAAAATGTGCATTGCAGGGAATTTTTGCACTATCTACTAAAAGCTATTTCAGAGCCAATCGTTATAGATGATTATAAAATTGTACTTGATGCGAAAATAGGGATTAGCTCGACACAAACTAGTGAAATTTTGGCTGATGATTTTATCATGCAATCAGAAGCAGCACTAGAAGCAGCAAAAAAAGACGCATCTGAAAAGTATGTTTTTTATAATGATATAAAAAGCATGATTCAGGATAGAAACTATATAGAAATATTGCTAAATAGCATAAGCTTTGATGAAGAATTTGAGCTAAAATTTCAGCCCCAATATCTAATAGAAGGTAAAAAAATAGTAGGAGCAGAGGCTCTTGTTAGGTGGAACTCTCCTATAAAAGGTCCGGTAGATCAATCAAAATTTATCCCAATAGCCGAACAAAGCTCGATTATCAATGCGATAGGAAAATGGGTGGCAAAAAATGCTATAAAACAAATGGCCTTTTGGAATGAAAAATATAATACAAACCTAAAAATAGGCATAAATATCTCACCAAAACAGATTGATAATATAAATTTTGCATCTAAATTTTTAAGCTATATAGATAGATACGGCATCGATCCATCTTGTGTAGATGTTGAGATCACTGAGGCCAGCCTCGTCAATGCTGAAGAGATGATGCAAAGTGCGTTATCTGAGCTTTCAAATAGAGGAATTTGCATCTCCATAGATGATTTTGGTACCGGTTTTTCATCAATGAATTACATCAAAAAATATCCTATGAGTCGCCTAAAGATCGCTAAAGAGCTGATAGATAATATTGCTAAAAATGATATAGATAAAGACGTGGTAAAAAGCGTTATAGCTTTGGCTAAAAATGTGGAGCTAAAGACTATTGCTGAAGGTGTCGAAGATGAAACCCAGCTTGAAATTTTAAGAGAGCTTGGATGCGATGAGGTGCAAGGGTATCTTTGGGGCAAGCCAATGAGTGCAGAGGATTTTGAAAAGCTTATAATAAGCGCTATTTAAGCACACTCGTTGCGCTAAAATTTTCAAATTTTAAAATATCTTTATGGCAAAGTTTGGCCAGCTCATTTATCATTTTTGAGCTAGCTTCATCTTTTGGGATTATTAGATGAATCTTTTCTGCTAAAAAAATGATAAAGATATTTTTGAGTTCATAAATTTCACTAACTTCATTTAGGTCAAATTTTTCATTTTCTTTGGGTTCGCTTTCATAGTAAGCCAGAAATTTCTCATTTACTTCAAAATTCATTTGCTTTTGAACATCTGAAATTTCAATTCTTTTTAATGCAGCTATGCGACTTCTTTTTAAAAAAATAGGATAAAAAATGATCCAAAATATAGCAAAAACAGCTCCGATGACAGTAAAAATTTTACTTTTTAATAGCATATCAGCAACAAAACCAGCTATGAGAGCCTCTGTAAATACCATAAAGGTATTTATAAAATATTGTTTCCTTGCTGCTTTTGATAGAAATAAGTTAAAAGATTTATAATCTATTAAATTTTGTCCATTTATGACGATATTGCACTTCATAAGATACCTTTGTGAATTTTAAAATTTTTTGGGAAATTATAACCAAAAGCAAAGTCAATTTTTGTATAATTTGAACTATTTCTTAGGAGAGGGACACTATTTTTTTAATATCAAAATCATCTATAACTGGCATGCGAAAATGGATCTTAGTTGCAGTTGTAGCGCTATTCGTATTTGCACTATTAGCATCCTTACTAGACTATAATCTAATTGGAAAAATATCTATTTTGCTTAGTTTTTTTATAGTAACTTTTGGCATTTATACTTCAATGGATAAAGTAAAAACCAAAATAACGCATTGGCTTGCAATATGTTTTGGTGTTTTTTTATGGTCTATTTGTGATGCATTAATGGTGTTAAATCAAGATATACTATTGCGGGCTCATAGTTCTTATGCGTATCTTGATGTGTTTTTTATGTTGCCGATGATATCTATTTTGGCTGGCGTTAGTATATTTTTGTATTCAAAATTTTCAGCCAGCCAAGAAAAGCTAGCCATCATTATGGATAGCATAAGTGTCTTTTTTTTAATAGTAATTTTAATATATGGTATTTTTGATGAAGTAGATATCTTATCGATAATAAATAATAGATCAAATATCGTTTTTCTCTCTATTGTAGCCATAAATTTTCTTATACTTTTTATCACTTTAAGTGAGATTTTTACAAGCAGTTTGCTTCATATAAAAATTAGTGGCTTTTACCTTATATCGGCTAGTATTTTATTTACGATGCTAAATTTATTTATTTTTTATAGTCAGATCTCAAATGTAAATTTTGGCCATAAAATAGATTTTTTATATATCGTTCCTTTCTTCTTCTTGATGATAGGAGCTTTTCATTTAAAAGCCCAAAACGAATATGTTACAAATACCGATAAAGATATCTCAATAGGATCAAAATGGCTACCAATAATAATAGTTTTACCATTGCTATTACAAGAAGATCTGACATCTTTTAGTGCACTTATCTCGTTATTTATCTTGGTTGTAAATGCTATTGTTAATTACTACGTTAAAAGCTCTATCGCAAGTAGAAAAATATTAGATTATGAGAGAAATCTTCATAGAGAGATGGAAAAGTCGATGCATGAGCGAACCAATGAACTTATGCTCGCAAATTTAAGACTTCAAGATATGTCTGAGAAGGACTATCTAACAGATCTTGGCAATAGAAATTTTATAGTAAATGAGCTTGAAAGAATGTGCAAAAGCATTTCTGAAGATGAGGAAATCGTAGTTTATTATATAAATTTAAGCCGTTTTAAAAGTATAAATACGTCTTATGGGCATGAAATAGGCGATAGAATTTTAAAACTAGTTGCAAAAAGGATACTTGAAGTTTGCAATAGACAAGAGGCCATAGCAAGGATTAGTGCGGACGAATTTATCGTACTAGCAAAAATGGAGATAAATAGTCATACAAAACGCTTAAATCTTGGTATCGCCTTAAAAGATGCTATTGAAAAACCAATTCAAATAGATAGATATCACTTTGGGCTTAAGTGCATAATAGGTATAGATGTAGCAACAAAAGATAGCACGGCAAATCCAAGAAATATTATAAAAAACGCAGATATGGCAATGTATTATGCCAAAAAAAATCCAGCTTTAAATCCTATGGTTTATAGCGATAAAATTAGCAATGAAATGCACCTAAGCTCAAGTATCGAGATCGCGCTTAAAAAAGCTAATTTGCAAGAAGACCTTCATGTATATTTTCAACCAATATTTGATCTAAAAATTGAAAAAATGATCTACGCAGAGGTTTTTTTATATTGGAAATCAGAAAAATTTGGCTTGATGGAAGCGAGCAAATTTATGAAAGAGGTCAATGTAAATAGCGATATTTTAAATGATATTTACTCACTTTTAGTTTCAAAGACCATAGAGTATGTAGATAGATGGCAAAAAGAAAAACTCTTGATACCAAAAATAAGTATAAATGTTGCACAGATTCAAAGTAAATCAGAAAAATTTGTTTTAGATTTTATTTCTAGCTTACGCTCGCACCATATAAATCCAGAGCTTTTTGAAATAGAATTTGGCGAAGAAATATGGACAAATAATACTAAGACGCTTGATAAAATTTTTTCTATTCTTAAAGAAAATAATATAGATGTTTGTATAGATAATTTTGGATCTGGATATACTTCATTTATTTATATTGGAAAGTACGGTGTTAAGCGTATAAAAATAGCAAGTGAATTTGTTGCTCAAGCATCAAATAGCAAAATAGACGCACAAATCGTATCTGCAATTATTGATTTAGCAAAGGCAATGAAGATAAAAGTTGGCGCAAAAGGTGTAGAAAAAGAAGAAGACATTCGTTTTTTAAAAGAGCTTGATTGTAACGAAGTTCAAGGACTTTTCTTGTCTCGTCCTATAAGTGCAGAAGAATTTGAAGACCTTGTAAGACAAGATCCTCAAATGATAGCTAAAGTTTAAATTTCGGCCTTTATCTCTTCGTTTGATTTTACGACCATGCCTGAGCCATGGATTACGCTTGGAACACAACTGGTGCAAATATCAACTTCTTCGCCATTTTTATGAGCGTGGATAAAAACTGCATTTGTATCATCACTACTTTTTAGTCCGCAAACATTGCAAACCACTAGATCTTTTTCTCTCATTTTTTCTCCTTTAAAATTTTTGCTTATTTTAGCTCCTAAATTTTATACATAAAATGATTTAAGTCAAGCTTGCATCATAGCATTTAATAATTTTTTGTTATAATCCTTTAAAATTTAAAAGGGTCTAAAATGAATGAAAGAACGATTATTTTAGAGATGTTAAAGATGCAGCAAAGCCTAAATGATGAGACAAATGGGCTTGGCTGGGAAAATGGTTATACTAATAAAAATAAATTAATCAGCTGGAGGCGCTGCATATATATGGAGTGCGCTGAGCTGATTGATAGCTTTGCTTGGAAGCACTGGAAGAGCATCGATGCTAAGACTGATGAGCAAAATTTACGCATAGAAGTTGTTGATATTTGGCACTTTATTATGAGCTTGGCTTTGCAAATTTATAAATCAAAACAGCTTGGAGATATAGAAACTTTAGCTGATGACATCTGCCAGTCAAGCGGTTTTGGCGAGTTTTGTAAAGAGCCACTAAAGATCGAAGATGAGAGCATTTATGAGATAATGAATGATGTTGAGATGCTCATACATGAGTGCAGTGGGTTTGACTACGATATATTTGATATTTTAAAAATTTACTTCTCTATGTCTTTAAAATGTGGCGTAAATTTATACTCGCTTTATGAGTGCTACATCGCTAAAAACGTGCTAAATCGCTTCCGTCAAAATAATGGCTACAAAGAAGGTAGCTATAAGAAAAATTGGAACGGACGCGAAGATAATGAAGTGATGAGTGAAATTTTGTCAAATGGCGTTAGTAAGATAGGTGAAATTTACGCAGCACTTGAGCACGAGTATAAAAAGGTGAAATGATAAACCTTCTTCGCCTTGGTTTTAAAGACTTTTTTACAGCCAAATTTATAGCGCTATCCATCTTGCCGCTTCTCCTTAGCATCGTCTGCCTAGCTTGGCTTAGCATCTGGGGCGGCGGTGAGATTTTTGATTTTTTAAGTGATAGTGCCAAAAATGAAAATTTTACCTTTTTAGAGCCAAACTCGGCGCTCTCTTCATATGCTATTAAAATTTTAAACTTTAGCGCTACAAAGTGGATCATAAGCATACTTTTTTATGTTTTAAGCACCTTTTTAACGATAATTATCAGCATAATAATTGCCCTAATCGTAGCTGGCTTTTTAACTCCAGTTGTGGCCAAAGAGATAAACAAAAGGCACTACAACTACGTGCTTAAAAGCGAGGCTAGCACAGCTAGAGTGCTAAAAGTGATGATGGTTGAGATCATGAAATTTCTTGGGATCTTGCTCATCTGCCTGCCGCTTTTGTTTGTGCCGTTTGTAAATTTCTTTATCATCAATGTACCATTTTTTTACATCTACTATAAGCTTTTACTTATAGACGTTGGCTCAAGTACGCTTGATAGTGATAAATTCGAGCTTGCTTTGCTTGAGGGTGGTGGGATAAAATTTGTAGCTTTTACATTTTTGTTTTATCTAATATCGCTTGTGCCGCTTGTTGGGTTATTTTTTCAGCTTTATTTTGTGATAGTTTTGTCGCACCTTTTTTATCAAAGAGAGGCGATAGTTAAAATTTAGAGCCAAATGGCCCTAAATTTATGCGTAGTAAGATAGTTTATTGCTCTCATAAAGCAAAGTGTCAAATAGCCTTTTTGTCGCACTTAGTAGGTTTTTGTTTGCCTCATTTTGAGCTAGGAGCTCGTCAAACATTTTTAGCATATTGTCATTTATGAAATTTTTGTGATTTAGGTCTTTTGGCTCAGGTAATAGCTGCTTGATCTTGTTTGAAATATCACTTATGCTTTGACTGCTACCTGCGATCTTGTCACCCTCTTTGACGTTTTTCATAAATTCATCAACTTGTGGGCGAATTTGCTTCATCGCCTCTTCGATCTCTTTCATATCCTGCTCATCTATGCCGTTTCCTTTGTATAAAAACTCATAGCCGTATTCGTGAGTTAGAGTTAGACTTCTTTGGCTTGAAGTGCCGTTTTTCTGGCTAGAAAACTCCAAACTTTTGTTGTCATACATAGAAAAGCTTATCTCATCGCCTGAGCTAGTTTTCATCGAAAAGCTCATGTTGTTGTAGCTTCCTTGAGAGTAAAAATTTGTTTGCATTATTAAATCCTTTTGGGGCTAAATCGGCAAATTTTTAATTTCATAAAGCCAAAATTTTGTAAAATGCGTCAAAAAAGGACGGGCGATGTGTTGTTTTGGGACTAGGGTTTTTTTGCTGATGCTTATCACTGTTTTAAGCTTTGTTTTTGCTAGGCTTTGGCCTATTTTGCCAGTCGTTGGCTACTACTTTATACTCGCAAATTTGCTTGCTGTTTTGATGTTTTCACTGTTTTTTAAAGGGCTTTTACCAAGCTTTGTAAAAGTAAATGCGATCCACTATTTCTCGCTAATTGGCGGCTTTTTAGGAGCATTTTTAACGATACTTATTTTTAAAAAAGTAGCAAAAGATAAGTTTAGCCTAGTTGAGCTCATCATCTTTTTGGTCTGGATTGCTATATTGCTCTTTGTCATTTTTAAATTTCAAGCCATTCTTGATATTTTTAGAGGAATTTAGATGGATGATAGGATAGTTAAATTTCTAAAAAAGATGCACCTCGCTAGCGTTTGCGTTATTGATGAGGAGGGACAGCCTTACGCTTTTAGCGCATTTTACGCCTTTGATGAGGTAAATTTTAGCCTTTTGCTAGCTAGCTCAGATGATAGCTCGCATATCAAATTTTTAAAAAACTCAAAGCTTGTTGCTGGTACGGTCGCTCTTGATACAAAGATCGTTGGCAAGATAGAGGGCGTGCAGTTTCAAGGAGTGATGAGAGAGGCCAAAGAAAATGAAATAGAAATTTATTTCGAAAGATTTTTTTATGCAAAAGCAATGGATCCAAAAATTTGGTGCATAAATCTTGAAAAACTAAAATTTACAAGTAATATTCTCGGTTTTGGCAAGAAGATAAAATGGGAAAAAGGTGGCAAAATTTAGACGTTAAGCTTATATAAGCTACAATCATTGAAAAATTAGAAAAAATAAGGAGAATTTATGAAATTTAGCGGAAAAAACGTGCTAATAACAGGTGCAAGTAGAGGTATCGGTGCACAGATTGCAAAAACGCTTGCAAATATGGGCTTAAAAGTGTGGATAAACTACCGCTCAAAGCCTGAGATAGCAGACGCTTTGCAAGCTGAGATCGAGCAAAATGGCGGCAAGGCTGCAGTGATAAAATTTGACGCAACTGACGAAGATGAGTTTATAAAAGGTATAAATTTGATAGTCGATAGCGACGGTGAACTAAGCTACCTCGTAAATAACGCTGGCATAACAAATGACAAGTTAGCGCTTCGTATGAAAACTAGCGAATTTACAGATGTGATAAATGCAAATTTAACTTCAGCTTTCATCGGATGTAGAGAGGCTTTAAAAATTATGAGTAAAAAGCGCTTTGGAGCGGTTGTAAACGTCGCATCTATCGTTGGTGAGATGGGAAACGCTGGACAGGTAAACTATTCAGCTAGCAAGGGCGGACTAATCGCCATGAGCAAGAGCTTTGCAAAAGAGGGTGCAAGTAGAAATATCCGTTTTAATAGTGTAACTCCTGGCTTTATCGAGACTGATATGACACATGGGCTAAGCGATGAGGTGAAGAAAACTTATAGCGATAACATCCCGCTAAAACGTTTCGGCAGTGCTAGTGAAGTAGCTGAGGCTGTTGCATTTTTGTTGAGCGATCACGCAAGTTACGTGACTGGTGAGACGCTAAAAATAAACGGCGGACTTTATATGTAATGAAATTTCAACAAGTTTTGAAATTTAAAATAAATAAAAGCGTAAATATTATAAGATAACAGACATTTTTTATAAGGAGACCTTAAAATGGCAGTATTTGAAGACGTAAGAGACGTAGTTGTAGAGCAACTAAGTGTAGATCCACAAGCAGTAAAATTAGAGTCTAAGATCATCGAAGATTTGGGTGCAGATTCACTTGACGTTGTAGAGCTAGTTATGGCTTTAGAAGAAAAATTTGAAGTAGAAATTCCTGATAGCGAAGCAGAGAAATTAATAAGCATCAAAGACGTTGTAGATTATATAGAAAAACTAGGTAAATAATTAAAATTTACACAGTTTGATTTAAGGAGATGTATTGAAACGAGTCGTTGTAACTGGTATTGGTATGATAAACGCACTTGGTCTTGATAAAGAGAGCTCTTTTAAGGCTATTTGCGAGGGTAAAACGGGAGTAAAGGAGATTACAAGCTTCGATGTAAGCGACTTTCCTGTTAAAATTGCTGCCGAAATAACTGATTTTGATCCAAATAGCATTTTAGACGGTAAAGAGGTAAAAAAAGTAGATCGTTTCATACAACTCGGCATACAGGCATCTAATGAAGCTATGGCCGACGCAAACTTCAAAGAGTTTGAAGCTCATAAATTTGGCGTTAGCTCAGCAGCTGGTATAGGTGGCTTACCAAATATTGAGAAAAATTCAATTACATATTCTGAAAAAGGCGTAAAGAGAATTTCGCCATTTTTCATCCCATCAGCACTTGTAAATATGCTAGGTGGCATAGTTTCAATAAATCATGGGCTAAAAGGCCCAAATTTATCTAGTGTAACAGCTTGTGCGGCAAGTACTCATGCAATATCTCAAGCAGCAAAATGCATTATGATTGGCCAAGCTACAAATATGCTAGTTATTGGAGCTGAATCTACGATTTGTGGTGTTGGAATAGGTGGTTTTGCTGCCATGAAAGCACTATCAACTAGAAATGATGAGCCAAGCAAGGCTTCAAGGCCATTTGACGCAAATCGTGATGGTTTTGTAATGGGTGAAGGAGCCGGTGCACTTGTGCTTGAAGAATATGAGTCAGCTATTGCAAGAGGTGCTAAAATTTATGCTGAAGTAGTTGGATTTGGTGAGAGTGGAGATGCACACCATATCACATCACCAACACTTGAAGGCCCATTAAGTGCGATGAAACAAGCGCTTGATATGGCAAAAGGTGTAAAGATAGATTATGTAAATGCGCACGGTACTTCAACACCTGTAAATGATAAGAATGAGACTGCGGCACTAAAAGCAGTTTTTGGTGACAAATGTCCACCGGTTAGCTCAACAAAAGGTCAAACTGGACACTGTCTAGGTGGTGCTGGTGCGATCGAGGCTGTTATATCTATAATGGCAATGAGAGATGGCATCATCCCTCCAACTATAAACTATGAAACGCCTGATCCTGATTGTGATCTA includes the following:
- the ciaB gene encoding invasion protein CiaB; the protein is MNDFKRLNELTKEQKNKLNAIYKNLDDDIINEAVKICGLAGTPSQKLALARRIIDLKVDPLQNELKKLNLGENEQKRVLNLMYNYVRNLYENLHAKLLEKAKEEKILDPFNQAFVQAMHELGLSLNAWQISWQDRIIDTTNKEFETKFKDLSQANEFITKNALFQCDSNGVRADRTYGAVVKEGNKFSFLPYALAFKDEVRELKSVFAKNLEILRNLAKNDEQKSYVKYLEKLQNAFCEEDNTKVINAWQEAEIAWMDVKGALQPGHPLEYYEDAYTHAVALEWDIRLVDSEGIDELKFKEKVAKTYESVCEKIKFDNAETNKVVSENIARTQLYISVPMIYYAAELNGLFSAQVVPNDESVSEKCGKKIFAFVNHVYEGAKAKPFMKLGAEIFSKEFLDFGREILFLKPKIWKKVYEISTIGHEFGHILFIGLDTEMSMNKSGVFKFIEEYKATTGGLVNFFLHEEAEYKMAVFHELIARAVGLIAWRKVDEVRAYYCEGLIHLSLLFRAGVLKFDGKLSVDMSEQAYSKFKEICLENYYDLAQTYAKKDDASTFLEKFCQKDELSYLPKDEECKKFVEHFYARYEAIGNDVDDSGEWQRWQSLAKKAEKDR
- a CDS encoding putative bifunctional diguanylate cyclase/phosphodiesterase is translated as MFCTSFIAFFSLKFSKRRLSILLCLIALIAISTYDIFTTTMDFWIDEISFFGYDIVFKSSFFMLFVAALHLREGEANLKFRALRNDFDKILIQKLFVFAVFLTIMILYSWKINLTWLFSILVTLLAYGALSYTFSNVRKMDILIKREIHIKKVLNNQIESKVKELEETNRHLQRISKYDYLTNALNRQYFIARLEEMIKSKALGEKIDIYSIDINHFKAINDSYGHYIGDDVIAKFASNIESILPPNDSLFARSGGDDFIVVVKQNENVHCREFLHYLLKAISEPIVIDDYKIVLDAKIGISSTQTSEILADDFIMQSEAALEAAKKDASEKYVFYNDIKSMIQDRNYIEILLNSISFDEEFELKFQPQYLIEGKKIVGAEALVRWNSPIKGPVDQSKFIPIAEQSSIINAIGKWVAKNAIKQMAFWNEKYNTNLKIGINISPKQIDNINFASKFLSYIDRYGIDPSCVDVEITEASLVNAEEMMQSALSELSNRGICISIDDFGTGFSSMNYIKKYPMSRLKIAKELIDNIAKNDIDKDVVKSVIALAKNVELKTIAEGVEDETQLEILRELGCDEVQGYLWGKPMSAEDFEKLIISAI
- a CDS encoding EAL domain-containing protein translates to MRAHSSYAYLDVFFMLPMISILAGVSIFLYSKFSASQEKLAIIMDSISVFFLIVILIYGIFDEVDILSIINNRSNIVFLSIVAINFLILFITLSEIFTSSLLHIKISGFYLISASILFTMLNLFIFYSQISNVNFGHKIDFLYIVPFFFLMIGAFHLKAQNEYVTNTDKDISIGSKWLPIIIVLPLLLQEDLTSFSALISLFILVVNAIVNYYVKSSIASRKILDYERNLHREMEKSMHERTNELMLANLRLQDMSEKDYLTDLGNRNFIVNELERMCKSISEDEEIVVYYINLSRFKSINTSYGHEIGDRILKLVAKRILEVCNRQEAIARISADEFIVLAKMEINSHTKRLNLGIALKDAIEKPIQIDRYHFGLKCIIGIDVATKDSTANPRNIIKNADMAMYYAKKNPALNPMVYSDKISNEMHLSSSIEIALKKANLQEDLHVYFQPIFDLKIEKMIYAEVFLYWKSEKFGLMEASKFMKEVNVNSDILNDIYSLLVSKTIEYVDRWQKEKLLIPKISINVAQIQSKSEKFVLDFISSLRSHHINPELFEIEFGEEIWTNNTKTLDKIFSILKENNIDVCIDNFGSGYTSFIYIGKYGVKRIKIASEFVAQASNSKIDAQIVSAIIDLAKAMKIKVGAKGVEKEEDIRFLKELDCNEVQGLFLSRPISAEEFEDLVRQDPQMIAKV
- a CDS encoding dUTP diphosphatase, producing MNERTIILEMLKMQQSLNDETNGLGWENGYTNKNKLISWRRCIYMECAELIDSFAWKHWKSIDAKTDEQNLRIEVVDIWHFIMSLALQIYKSKQLGDIETLADDICQSSGFGEFCKEPLKIEDESIYEIMNDVEMLIHECSGFDYDIFDILKIYFSMSLKCGVNLYSLYECYIAKNVLNRFRQNNGYKEGSYKKNWNGREDNEVMSEILSNGVSKIGEIYAALEHEYKKVK
- a CDS encoding EI24 domain-containing protein, translating into MINLLRLGFKDFFTAKFIALSILPLLLSIVCLAWLSIWGGGEIFDFLSDSAKNENFTFLEPNSALSSYAIKILNFSATKWIISILFYVLSTFLTIIISIIIALIVAGFLTPVVAKEINKRHYNYVLKSEASTARVLKVMMVEIMKFLGILLICLPLLFVPFVNFFIINVPFFYIYYKLLLIDVGSSTLDSDKFELALLEGGGIKFVAFTFLFYLISLVPLVGLFFQLYFVIVLSHLFYQREAIVKI
- a CDS encoding ATP/GTP-binding protein, coding for MQTNFYSQGSYNNMSFSMKTSSGDEISFSMYDNKSLEFSSQKNGTSSQRSLTLTHEYGYEFLYKGNGIDEQDMKEIEEAMKQIRPQVDEFMKNVKEGDKIAGSSQSISDISNKIKQLLPEPKDLNHKNFINDNMLKMFDELLAQNEANKNLLSATKRLFDTLLYESNKLSYYA
- a CDS encoding L-arabinose ABC transporter, which encodes MCCFGTRVFLLMLITVLSFVFARLWPILPVVGYYFILANLLAVLMFSLFFKGLLPSFVKVNAIHYFSLIGGFLGAFLTILIFKKVAKDKFSLVELIIFLVWIAILLFVIFKFQAILDIFRGI
- a CDS encoding pyridoxamine 5'-phosphate oxidase family protein, producing the protein MDDRIVKFLKKMHLASVCVIDEEGQPYAFSAFYAFDEVNFSLLLASSDDSSHIKFLKNSKLVAGTVALDTKIVGKIEGVQFQGVMREAKENEIEIYFERFFYAKAMDPKIWCINLEKLKFTSNILGFGKKIKWEKGGKI